In the Olleya sp. Hel_I_94 genome, one interval contains:
- the nusB gene encoding transcription antitermination factor NusB — protein sequence MLSRRHIRVKVMQVLYAFDGTESDDFSKDQKFLLYSIDNMYNLYLMTLSLMIEVGKKSKTQLETIQKKHLATAEEKNPNKKFINNQVLELLSNNVALKTAFEVNNIKNWQLDNEYVDIIYKEIIASDLYKEYMQTKLSTFKEDRNFIVDVFKEIIAPNEKLYDYIEDKNLTWLDDLPTVNTAILKLLRKIKETSDERFLTPKLYKDIEDKQYAINLFKKTMLNQSKLSEEIANKTKNWDTERIATIDMVLLKMAICELTSFPSIPTKVTINEYLEIAKEYSTPKSSIFINGILDKLLKEYQEEGKLNKVGRGLM from the coding sequence ATGCTAAGTAGAAGACATATTCGTGTTAAAGTAATGCAAGTTTTATATGCATTTGATGGTACAGAAAGTGATGATTTTTCTAAAGACCAAAAATTTTTATTATACAGTATAGACAATATGTATAATTTATATCTAATGACACTATCCCTAATGATAGAGGTCGGTAAAAAATCTAAAACGCAGTTAGAAACTATTCAGAAAAAGCATTTAGCTACAGCAGAAGAAAAAAATCCCAACAAAAAATTTATAAACAATCAAGTTTTAGAACTACTGTCTAATAACGTGGCTTTAAAAACAGCTTTTGAAGTCAACAATATTAAAAATTGGCAACTAGATAATGAGTATGTAGATATTATCTATAAAGAAATAATTGCTAGTGATTTATATAAAGAATACATGCAAACTAAATTGTCTACCTTTAAAGAAGATAGAAACTTTATAGTAGATGTATTTAAAGAAATAATAGCTCCTAACGAGAAACTTTACGATTATATTGAAGATAAAAACCTTACTTGGTTAGATGATCTTCCAACAGTAAATACAGCTATTTTAAAATTACTTAGAAAAATTAAAGAAACATCAGACGAGCGTTTCCTTACACCTAAGTTGTACAAAGATATCGAGGATAAACAATACGCAATTAACTTGTTTAAAAAAACAATGTTAAACCAATCCAAATTAAGCGAAGAAATAGCTAATAAAACTAAAAATTGGGATACAGAACGTATCGCAACTATAGACATGGTTTTATTAAAAATGGCTATTTGCGAGTTAACTAGTTTTCCTTCAATTCCTACTAAAGTAACAATTAATGAATACCTAGAAATTGCTAAAGAATACTCAACGCCTAAAAGCAGTATTTTTATTAACGGAATTCTAGATAAATTGTTAAAAGAATATCAAGAAGAAGGAAAATTAAATAAAGTTGGTCGAGGATTGATGTAG
- a CDS encoding SIS domain-containing protein, whose protein sequence is MKTKASIISSAKETIKLEGQSILNLSNLIDNDFAEAVELIYNSKGRVIITGIGKSAIIATKIVATLNSTGTPAVFMHAADAIHGDLGLILQDDVVICISKSGNTPEIKVLVPLIKNAKNKMIAITGNKDSFLGQQADFVLNAFVEKEACPNNLAPTTSTTAQLVLGDALAVSLLELRGFSSKDFAKYHPGGALGKKLYLRVQDISSVNQKPEVTLDTNIKRVIVEISEKMLGVTAVTENKKIVGIITDGDLRRMLSKVDNFSDLTAKDIMSANPKRIEEDAMAIDAMEVLETYGISQLLVQKDGKYAGVVHIHDLIREGIL, encoded by the coding sequence TTGAAAACAAAAGCTTCCATTATTAGTAGTGCCAAAGAAACTATTAAACTTGAAGGACAGTCCATATTAAATTTATCAAATTTAATTGATAACGACTTTGCTGAAGCTGTGGAATTGATTTATAATTCTAAGGGTAGAGTCATAATTACTGGTATAGGAAAAAGTGCTATTATAGCAACAAAAATAGTGGCTACGCTAAACTCGACTGGTACTCCTGCTGTATTTATGCATGCTGCAGATGCTATCCATGGTGACCTAGGATTAATACTTCAGGATGATGTGGTGATTTGCATTTCTAAAAGTGGAAACACACCAGAAATTAAAGTTTTGGTACCATTAATTAAAAATGCAAAAAATAAAATGATTGCTATAACTGGTAATAAAGATTCATTTTTAGGCCAGCAAGCGGATTTTGTTTTAAATGCATTTGTAGAGAAAGAAGCTTGCCCAAACAATTTAGCACCAACAACCAGTACTACTGCACAACTAGTATTGGGTGACGCATTAGCAGTTAGCCTTTTAGAATTAAGAGGGTTTTCTAGCAAAGATTTTGCTAAATATCATCCAGGTGGTGCATTGGGTAAAAAATTATATTTAAGAGTTCAGGATATTTCTTCTGTTAATCAAAAACCAGAAGTAACTTTAGACACTAACATTAAACGGGTAATTGTTGAAATATCTGAAAAAATGCTAGGTGTTACAGCTGTCACTGAAAACAAAAAAATTGTCGGAATAATTACTGATGGTGATTTAAGACGAATGCTAAGCAAAGTGGATAACTTTAGCGACTTAACTGCTAAAGATATTATGAGTGCCAATCCTAAACGTATCGAAGAAGACGCTATGGCTATTGATGCTATGGAGGTTTTAGAGACCTATGGTATTTCTCAATTACTTGTGCAAAAAGATGGCAAGTACGCTGGTGTTGTGCATATCCACGATTTAATAAGAGAAGGAATTTTATAA
- a CDS encoding ABC transporter ATP-binding protein, with protein sequence MKELQHINKYFYKYRTQIIIGVLITIVSKLFTVFVPKFIGSIIDVVNDQLQNPESSEVAYKAKLLKYILFLVGSAILSGILTFWMRQTIINVSRYIEYDLKNEIYQQYQKLSLNFYKKNRTGDLMNRISEDVTKVRMYTGPAIMYSINTLTLFIVALVFMFRQAPMLTLYTIIPLPILSIIIYKISSEIHKRSTIVQQYLSKLSTFSQETFSGISVIKAYGIEPQTSANFDELSETNKEKQLSLVRIQALFFPMMILLIGLSNVLVIYIGGKQYMNGEISLGTISEFIMYVNLLTWPVATVGWVTSIVQEAEASQNRINEFLKTEPEIQNNNAELSEINGEIEFKNVSFTYDDTNIQALKNVSFKVNTGQTLAVIGKTGSGKSTILDLVGRLYDVDSGTILIDQKPIETLNLYSLRDATGYVPQDAFLFSDSINNNIKFGKENATDQEVIDAAKLAQVHKNIIKFNKQYDTVLGERGITLSGGQKQRVSIARAIIKKPQIMLFDDCLSAVDTETEEKILNNLKTITKGKTTIIVSHRISSAKNADQIIVLDDGQIVQSGTHENLINTDGYYKELYLKTTK encoded by the coding sequence ATGAAAGAATTACAACATATTAACAAATACTTTTACAAATATAGAACACAAATTATAATTGGTGTTTTAATTACCATCGTTTCTAAACTATTTACTGTATTTGTTCCCAAATTTATAGGTTCTATTATAGACGTGGTTAACGACCAATTACAAAATCCGGAAAGTAGTGAGGTTGCTTACAAAGCCAAACTATTGAAGTACATTTTATTTTTGGTAGGTTCTGCAATATTGTCTGGTATATTAACCTTCTGGATGCGTCAAACAATAATTAATGTATCGCGTTATATTGAATATGATTTAAAAAACGAAATCTACCAACAATACCAAAAACTATCTTTAAATTTTTATAAAAAAAATAGGACTGGTGATTTAATGAATCGTATAAGTGAGGACGTGACCAAAGTACGTATGTATACTGGTCCTGCAATTATGTATAGTATTAATACCTTAACATTGTTTATTGTAGCTCTAGTTTTTATGTTTAGACAAGCGCCAATGTTGACACTTTACACAATTATTCCGCTACCAATTTTATCCATAATTATTTATAAAATTAGCTCAGAAATACATAAACGTAGTACCATTGTACAACAATACTTATCCAAACTATCCACGTTTTCTCAAGAAACTTTTAGTGGAATTTCTGTAATTAAGGCTTATGGTATAGAGCCACAAACCTCAGCTAATTTTGATGAATTATCAGAAACCAATAAAGAGAAACAATTAAGTTTGGTACGTATACAAGCCTTGTTTTTTCCGATGATGATTTTGCTTATTGGGTTAAGCAACGTGTTAGTTATATATATTGGAGGTAAACAATATATGAATGGCGAAATTAGCTTAGGTACAATTTCTGAATTTATTATGTACGTTAACCTTCTAACTTGGCCAGTTGCAACTGTAGGTTGGGTGACCTCTATTGTACAGGAAGCAGAAGCTTCTCAAAATAGAATTAATGAGTTTTTAAAAACCGAACCAGAAATACAAAATAACAACGCTGAATTATCAGAAATTAATGGCGAAATAGAATTTAAAAATGTGTCTTTTACTTATGATGACACCAACATACAAGCCTTAAAAAATGTTAGTTTTAAGGTAAATACAGGTCAAACTTTAGCTGTTATAGGAAAAACTGGGTCCGGAAAATCTACAATCTTAGATTTAGTAGGACGTTTGTACGACGTAGACTCAGGCACTATATTAATAGATCAAAAACCTATTGAAACCCTAAACCTATATAGCCTAAGGGACGCTACAGGTTATGTACCACAAGATGCCTTTTTGTTTAGCGACTCCATTAATAACAACATTAAGTTTGGTAAAGAAAACGCTACAGATCAAGAGGTTATAGATGCTGCTAAATTAGCACAAGTGCATAAAAACATAATCAAATTTAACAAACAATACGACACTGTTTTAGGTGAGCGTGGCATCACGCTTTCTGGAGGACAAAAGCAACGTGTATCCATTGCTAGAGCTATTATTAAAAAGCCTCAAATTATGTTATTTGATGACTGTTTATCTGCAGTTGATACTGAAACTGAAGAGAAGATTTTAAATAACTTAAAAACAATTACTAAAGGAAAAACAACCATAATTGTAAGTCACAGAATCTCTTCTGCTAAAAATGCAGATCAAATTATAGTTTTAGACGATGGTCAAATTGTGCAATCAGGCACACATGAAAACCTTATAAACACTGATGGTTATTACAAAGAGCTCTATTTAAAAACAACTAAGTAA
- a CDS encoding Glu/Leu/Phe/Val family dehydrogenase, whose product MVSEVINTNQLSKADPVFGQLSFDNHEQVVFCNDKDTGLKAIIGIHNTVLGPALGGTRMWQYANEWEAVNDVLRLSRGMTFKSAITGLNLGGGKAVIIGDAKTQKTPELMKRFGEFVHSLSGKYITAEDVGMETVDMDLVREVTPYVTGISEDKGGAGNPSPITAYGVFMGMKAAAKFKFGTDVLEDKTVIVQGIGHVGESLVEHLTNDGAKVIIDDINQERLEAISKKYGASIYKGSNVYAEAVDIYAPCALGATINDATINSIQAKVIAGAANNQLADELKHGRILQEKGIVYAPDFLINAGGIINVYAELENYGKQEIMRKTENIYNTTLEILSNAETNDITTHQAALNIALSRIEARKKENQQ is encoded by the coding sequence ATGGTTTCAGAAGTAATCAACACTAATCAATTATCAAAAGCAGATCCTGTTTTTGGACAATTATCATTTGATAATCACGAACAAGTCGTTTTTTGCAACGACAAAGATACAGGATTAAAAGCAATAATTGGAATACATAACACAGTTTTAGGACCTGCTTTAGGAGGTACTAGAATGTGGCAATATGCTAACGAATGGGAAGCTGTTAATGACGTTTTACGTTTGTCTAGAGGAATGACCTTTAAGTCAGCAATTACAGGTTTAAACCTTGGTGGTGGAAAAGCAGTAATTATTGGTGATGCAAAAACACAAAAAACGCCAGAATTAATGAAGCGTTTTGGAGAGTTTGTGCATAGCTTAAGCGGAAAGTATATTACTGCAGAAGATGTAGGAATGGAAACTGTAGATATGGATTTAGTTAGAGAAGTAACACCTTATGTTACTGGTATTTCTGAAGACAAAGGTGGAGCAGGTAATCCATCTCCTATTACAGCTTATGGTGTTTTTATGGGAATGAAAGCAGCTGCTAAATTTAAATTTGGTACAGATGTCTTAGAGGATAAAACAGTAATTGTACAAGGTATTGGACATGTTGGAGAATCTTTAGTGGAGCACCTAACAAATGATGGTGCAAAAGTAATTATCGACGATATTAATCAAGAACGTTTAGAGGCAATCAGTAAAAAATACGGAGCATCTATATACAAAGGAAGTAATGTGTATGCAGAGGCTGTAGATATTTACGCACCTTGCGCTTTAGGAGCAACAATTAACGATGCTACAATTAACAGTATCCAAGCTAAAGTTATCGCTGGAGCAGCAAATAATCAATTAGCAGACGAGCTTAAGCATGGTCGTATATTACAAGAAAAAGGTATTGTATATGCACCAGACTTTTTAATTAATGCAGGAGGAATTATTAATGTTTACGCAGAATTAGAAAACTACGGTAAACAAGAAATAATGAGAAAGACAGAAAACATCTACAATACAACCTTGGAGATATTAAGTAATGCTGAAACTAATGATATAACAACACATCAAGCAGCATTAAATATAGCTTTAAGCAGAATTGAAGCTAGAAAAAAAGAAAATCAGCAATAG
- a CDS encoding tRNA-binding protein gives MSTIQFEDFTKVDLRVGTILEVNDFPEAKNPAYQLIIDFGGLGVKKTSAQITKLYKKEDLLNRQIVAVVNFPRKQIAKFMSECLVLGAVNAKDVILLNPETKVPNGTSVS, from the coding sequence ATGAGCACTATTCAATTTGAAGATTTTACCAAAGTAGATTTACGTGTAGGTACTATTTTAGAAGTTAATGATTTTCCAGAAGCCAAAAACCCTGCGTATCAATTAATCATAGATTTTGGAGGTTTGGGTGTTAAAAAAACTAGTGCGCAAATTACAAAGCTTTATAAAAAAGAAGACTTACTAAATAGGCAAATAGTTGCAGTGGTAAATTTTCCGCGTAAGCAGATTGCAAAATTTATGAGTGAGTGTTTAGTATTGGGAGCGGTTAATGCTAAAGATGTTATTTTGTTAAATCCAGAAACCAAAGTTCCTAACGGAACTTCTGTATCATAG
- the yajC gene encoding preprotein translocase subunit YajC: protein MEGISGFLPIIAMFAVVYFFMIAPQMKRAKQEKRFASDLKAGDKVITKSGMHGKIAQLNDKDNSCVIETMSGKLKFDRSAISMEMSKSLNKPAVELKK from the coding sequence ATGGAAGGAATTAGCGGATTTTTACCTATAATAGCAATGTTTGCTGTAGTGTACTTCTTTATGATTGCACCACAAATGAAACGTGCTAAACAAGAAAAGCGTTTTGCTTCGGATTTAAAAGCAGGTGATAAGGTAATTACTAAAAGCGGAATGCATGGAAAAATTGCACAGCTTAATGATAAGGATAATAGTTGCGTTATAGAAACTATGTCTGGAAAATTAAAGTTTGATCGTTCTGCTATTTCTATGGAAATGAGTAAATCTTTAAACAAGCCAGCTGTTGAATTAAAAAAGTAA
- a CDS encoding DUF1573 domain-containing protein: MKKVMILLSAVCLISLSSCKQDAAAKIDANNVVAASERDAQSGKLPVIEFDKKEHDFGQIVSGTPQETVFTYTNKGEAPLVITDIKSTCGCTVPQDWSRAPLAVGESDSFTVKFNGKGANKTSKVINITANTATGKESVKISAFITPDPNAPVKQAPLRTNPNANPGPLTQ; the protein is encoded by the coding sequence ATGAAAAAAGTAATGATTCTATTAAGTGCAGTATGCTTAATATCTTTATCATCTTGTAAGCAAGATGCAGCAGCAAAAATTGATGCAAACAATGTAGTAGCAGCTTCTGAGAGAGATGCACAATCAGGTAAGTTACCAGTAATCGAGTTTGATAAAAAAGAACATGATTTTGGTCAAATAGTATCAGGTACACCTCAAGAGACAGTATTTACTTACACAAACAAAGGAGAAGCACCTTTAGTTATTACAGATATTAAAAGTACTTGTGGATGTACAGTTCCTCAAGATTGGTCTAGAGCACCTTTAGCTGTTGGAGAGTCTGATTCTTTTACTGTTAAATTTAACGGAAAAGGAGCTAACAAAACATCTAAAGTAATTAACATCACAGCTAACACAGCTACTGGTAAAGAGTCTGTAAAAATATCAGCTTTTATTACTCCAGATCCTAACGCACCTGTTAAGCAGGCACCACTTAGAACAAATCCAAATGCTAACCCAGGACCACTTACACAATAA
- a CDS encoding peptidylprolyl isomerase, whose amino-acid sequence MQDGLYAKFNTNKGEILVALEFEKTPGTVGNFVALAEGNMENDVKPQGTPYYDGLKFHRVIDNFMIQGGCPQGSGSGNPGYKFDDEFHPDLKHSGPGILSMANAGPGTNGSQFFITHVATDWLDGNHTVFGKVVKGQDIVDAIAQGDKIETLEIVRVGADAENFNAIEAFRTFEGAREKRVAAEREAKRAELDKLAAGFEETKSGLRYQIIQKGNGKKAEKGNQVSVHYKGQLADGTVFDSSYKRNQPLDFQVGVGQVISGWDEGIQLLQVGDKARFVIPSDLGYGSRGAGGAIPPDAVLVFDVELVDVK is encoded by the coding sequence ATGCAAGACGGTTTATACGCAAAATTTAATACGAATAAAGGCGAAATTTTAGTCGCTTTAGAATTTGAGAAAACTCCTGGAACAGTTGGTAACTTTGTTGCTTTAGCTGAAGGTAACATGGAAAACGATGTTAAACCACAAGGGACACCTTATTACGATGGATTAAAGTTTCATAGAGTAATTGATAATTTTATGATCCAAGGAGGTTGTCCACAAGGTAGCGGATCAGGTAATCCAGGATATAAGTTTGATGACGAGTTTCACCCAGATTTAAAGCATAGTGGACCTGGAATATTAAGTATGGCAAATGCTGGACCTGGTACTAACGGAAGTCAGTTTTTTATTACTCATGTTGCTACAGATTGGTTAGACGGTAACCATACTGTTTTTGGAAAAGTAGTAAAAGGACAAGACATCGTTGATGCTATTGCACAAGGCGATAAGATTGAAACTTTAGAAATTGTTAGAGTTGGTGCTGATGCAGAAAACTTTAATGCAATTGAAGCCTTTAGAACATTTGAAGGTGCAAGAGAAAAACGTGTAGCTGCAGAACGTGAAGCTAAGCGTGCAGAATTAGATAAATTAGCTGCAGGTTTTGAAGAAACTAAAAGCGGTTTACGTTACCAAATTATCCAAAAAGGTAATGGTAAAAAAGCTGAAAAAGGTAACCAAGTTTCTGTACACTATAAAGGACAATTAGCGGACGGAACTGTCTTTGATAGTTCTTACAAGCGTAATCAACCTTTAGATTTTCAAGTAGGAGTAGGTCAAGTTATTTCTGGATGGGATGAAGGGATTCAATTATTACAAGTTGGTGATAAAGCCCGTTTTGTTATACCTTCAGATTTAGGTTATGGATCAAGAGGTGCAGGAGGAGCAATTCCACCAGATGCTGTACTTGTATTTGATGTAGAACTTGTAGACGTTAAATAA
- a CDS encoding PUR family DNA/RNA-binding protein, which translates to MHNNEMMEKEEIFSKVLRAGRRTYFFDVRATKADDYYLTITESKKFTNDDGSFHYKKHKIYLYKEDFSEFNDILKEMTDYIINEKGDEVISERHQKDFKKEYDTPATPTSEAKTETSETPSAESRFTDVDFDDI; encoded by the coding sequence ATGCATAATAACGAGATGATGGAGAAGGAAGAAATTTTTTCGAAAGTATTAAGAGCAGGAAGACGAACTTATTTTTTTGATGTAAGAGCTACTAAAGCAGATGATTACTACCTGACTATTACAGAAAGTAAAAAGTTTACAAATGACGATGGATCATTTCATTATAAAAAACATAAAATTTACTTATATAAAGAAGACTTTAGTGAGTTTAATGACATCTTAAAAGAAATGACAGATTACATCATCAACGAAAAAGGAGATGAAGTTATTAGCGAGCGTCACCAAAAAGATTTCAAGAAAGAATATGATACTCCAGCCACTCCTACTTCTGAAGCTAAGACTGAAACATCTGAAACACCAAGTGCTGAAAGTAGATTTACAGATGTAGATTTTGACGATATTTAA
- a CDS encoding YfiT family bacillithiol transferase produces the protein MLDQELERLKYPIGKFECPSTITEASIDAWLSILKHFPNRLEQLVVNLSDKQLDTPYRLGGWTIRQVIHHIADSHHHSYIRFKWAMTEDNPVIKAYDENTWASQHDYNQPIALSLLHIKVVHAKLVHYLKGLTAEQFQRTFIHPENNQMIALDKNLGNYAWHSNHHYAHIECVLKSKGWI, from the coding sequence ATGTTAGATCAAGAATTAGAAAGGTTAAAATATCCTATCGGAAAATTTGAATGTCCATCAACAATAACGGAAGCGAGTATTGATGCTTGGTTATCAATACTAAAACATTTTCCAAATAGGTTGGAGCAGTTGGTGGTTAACTTGTCAGACAAGCAATTAGATACACCTTATAGGTTAGGAGGCTGGACTATTAGACAAGTAATACACCACATTGCAGACAGTCACCATCATAGTTATATAAGATTTAAATGGGCAATGACAGAAGATAACCCAGTAATAAAAGCCTATGATGAAAACACATGGGCTTCTCAGCATGATTATAATCAGCCAATAGCGCTATCTCTATTGCATATTAAAGTAGTACATGCTAAATTAGTGCATTATTTAAAAGGCTTAACAGCAGAACAATTCCAACGTACCTTTATTCATCCGGAAAACAATCAAATGATAGCTTTAGATAAAAATTTAGGTAATTATGCTTGGCATAGTAATCATCATTATGCGCATATAGAATGTGTTTTAAAAAGTAAAGGCTGGATTTAG
- a CDS encoding RecQ family ATP-dependent DNA helicase, whose protein sequence is MHSALKKYFGFGEFKGLQEQVIKSILEQKNTFVIMPTGGGKSLCYQLPALMQEGTAIVVSPLIALMKNQVDAIRGVSNENGVAHVLNSSLNKTEIKQVKEDITNGITKLLYVAPESLTKEENVEFLRTVKISFMAVDEAHCISEWGHDFRPEYRNLRSIIRRIGDNIPIIGLTATATPKVQEDILKNLGMNDANTFKASFNRPNLYYEIRPKTKNVDADIIRFVKQNEGKSGIIYCLSRKRVEELSQVLQVNGIKAVPYHAGLDAKKRSNHQDMFLMEDIDVVVATIAFGMGIDKPDVRFVIHHDIPKSIESYYQETGRAGRDGGEGHCLAYYAYKDIEKLEKFMSGKPVAEQEIGQALLQEVVAFAETSISRRKFILHYFGESFDNKTGEGGDMDDNMRHPKEKQEAKDDVKLVLEIVDATNEKYKAKELVNVIVGKSNALISSHKTDDQPFFGKGKDKDKSYWMALTRQILVSGSLKKDIETYGVIKLTDKGKEFIKNPESFMMTKDHEFGDESDNTIITAESGGGAVVDEALMKMLKDLRKTNAKKLGVPPFVIFQDPSLEDMALKYPVSVEELSNVHGVGEGKAKKYGKDFVALIARYVEDNDVVRPDDLVVKSTGSNSALKLYIIQNVDRKLPLTDIASAKGMEMSAFIKEMEAIVFSGTKLNIDYWINDILDEDQQEEIHDYFMESQTDKIDVAIDEFDGDYDDEELRLYRIKFISEVAN, encoded by the coding sequence TTGCATTCAGCACTAAAAAAATACTTTGGCTTTGGCGAGTTTAAAGGACTTCAAGAACAAGTCATTAAAAGTATCCTAGAACAAAAAAATACATTTGTAATAATGCCTACAGGTGGTGGTAAAAGTTTATGCTACCAATTACCTGCATTAATGCAAGAAGGTACAGCTATAGTTGTGTCTCCTTTAATAGCATTAATGAAAAATCAGGTTGATGCAATCAGAGGTGTCTCCAATGAAAATGGTGTGGCTCATGTTTTAAATTCATCTTTAAATAAGACTGAAATTAAACAAGTCAAAGAAGACATTACAAATGGTATTACAAAATTATTATATGTAGCACCAGAATCCTTAACTAAAGAAGAAAATGTAGAGTTTTTGCGTACGGTAAAAATTTCTTTCATGGCAGTGGATGAAGCCCATTGTATTAGTGAATGGGGTCACGATTTTAGACCAGAATACCGTAATTTAAGATCTATAATTAGACGTATAGGAGATAATATTCCCATAATTGGTCTAACAGCTACTGCAACACCTAAGGTACAAGAAGATATCCTGAAAAACTTAGGGATGAATGACGCTAACACTTTTAAAGCCTCATTTAATAGACCTAATTTATATTACGAGATACGTCCAAAAACTAAAAACGTAGATGCTGATATCATACGCTTTGTAAAGCAAAACGAAGGTAAATCCGGAATCATATATTGTTTAAGTCGTAAACGTGTAGAGGAGTTGTCTCAAGTGTTACAAGTTAATGGGATTAAAGCGGTACCATATCACGCAGGTTTGGATGCTAAAAAAAGATCCAATCACCAAGATATGTTTTTAATGGAAGATATTGACGTGGTAGTTGCAACCATAGCTTTTGGTATGGGAATAGACAAACCAGATGTAAGATTTGTAATTCATCACGATATTCCTAAAAGTATAGAAAGCTATTACCAAGAAACTGGTCGTGCAGGACGAGATGGAGGAGAAGGTCATTGTTTAGCTTATTATGCCTATAAGGATATAGAAAAGTTAGAGAAGTTTATGTCAGGTAAACCTGTAGCAGAGCAAGAAATTGGTCAAGCACTATTGCAAGAGGTAGTCGCTTTCGCGGAAACTTCAATATCAAGACGTAAATTCATATTGCATTATTTTGGTGAATCATTTGATAACAAAACAGGTGAAGGTGGAGATATGGATGATAATATGCGTCATCCAAAGGAAAAACAAGAAGCTAAAGATGATGTAAAACTTGTCCTAGAAATTGTCGATGCTACCAATGAAAAATATAAGGCTAAAGAGTTAGTAAACGTTATTGTAGGTAAATCTAACGCGTTAATTAGCTCTCATAAAACCGACGATCAACCCTTTTTTGGTAAAGGAAAAGATAAAGATAAATCCTATTGGATGGCTTTAACACGACAAATATTAGTATCAGGATCTTTAAAAAAGGATATTGAAACCTATGGTGTCATTAAGCTTACAGATAAAGGAAAAGAGTTTATAAAAAATCCTGAATCATTCATGATGACTAAAGATCATGAGTTTGGTGACGAGTCAGACAATACTATAATCACTGCAGAAAGTGGTGGTGGAGCAGTAGTGGATGAGGCATTAATGAAAATGCTTAAAGACTTAAGAAAAACTAATGCTAAAAAATTAGGTGTACCTCCTTTTGTTATATTTCAAGATCCATCCTTAGAGGATATGGCTTTAAAATATCCAGTATCTGTGGAAGAGCTATCTAACGTTCATGGTGTTGGAGAAGGGAAAGCTAAAAAGTATGGTAAAGATTTTGTCGCGCTTATTGCAAGATATGTAGAAGATAACGACGTTGTAAGACCAGATGATTTAGTGGTTAAATCTACAGGTAGCAACTCTGCACTTAAATTATATATCATACAAAATGTGGACAGAAAATTACCATTAACAGATATTGCATCTGCTAAAGGAATGGAAATGTCTGCATTTATTAAAGAAATGGAAGCTATTGTCTTTTCAGGAACAAAACTAAATATTGATTACTGGATTAATGATATTTTAGATGAAGACCAACAAGAAGAAATCCATGATTATTTTATGGAGTCACAAACAGATAAGATTGACGTTGCAATAGACGAGTTTGATGGAGATTATGATGATGAAGAGTTACGATTATATCGTATTAAATTTATAAGTGAAGTCGCAAACTAA